In one window of Streptomyces sp. NBC_01224 DNA:
- a CDS encoding SWIM zinc finger family protein, giving the protein MSRKTGFNENDLRALAGPRSFERGQGYVDAVTAVEVGDSWITATVHGTDAYAVELSLGGPGRLGGECDCPYGMEGNFCKHLVALGLTALAEAAALPQQRSRARSRAQKLDVWLAGLSRDELLALVREQIAEDRQVRRRLELRAASARGDLAEVRTRIRELLDITPFARYGYVEYADARAYGEQAAQAVSSITALTSTGRAEDAIHLSREAMRLLSEGQDGIDDSDGQLGEVGAALSEAHLNACRTARPDPDETGRWLVRHVLSDLDDLTGVDPLDYTDVLGEQGMVTVRQLAVEAWRGNRTGWAEKYLMERLARAGDDVDTVVAVHAADLAPDGSTHLVIARELDTAGRPDESLRWAERGVEEASGPVTPDIALVDYLCDRYTRADRLSDVVALRRDTLAARRSLTAYQQLRTAAQAADRWQAERERALALLRADAQQRQRSWYGGPVLIDALLDDEDIAAAWQAATETGAHDRQWLALADQARASRPSDALRVYLRLTEPLTKQTGNTIYEQLTSLLLSIRDCHRRLGTEDEFMSYAAALRAAQRRKRNLMRLLDQHGL; this is encoded by the coding sequence GTGTCACGGAAGACAGGATTCAACGAGAACGACCTGCGTGCGCTGGCCGGTCCGCGCTCCTTCGAGCGGGGCCAGGGATACGTGGATGCGGTGACCGCCGTGGAAGTGGGCGACAGCTGGATCACGGCCACGGTTCATGGGACGGACGCGTACGCGGTGGAGCTGTCCCTCGGCGGACCCGGCAGGCTGGGTGGGGAGTGCGACTGCCCCTACGGCATGGAAGGCAACTTCTGCAAGCACCTGGTCGCACTCGGCCTGACCGCGCTCGCCGAGGCGGCTGCGCTGCCGCAGCAGCGCAGCCGAGCCCGGAGTCGTGCGCAGAAGCTGGACGTGTGGCTGGCCGGACTGTCCAGGGACGAACTCCTCGCCCTTGTCCGGGAACAGATCGCCGAGGACCGGCAGGTACGCCGCCGCCTGGAACTGCGGGCGGCGAGCGCCCGCGGGGACCTGGCCGAGGTCCGTACCCGGATCCGTGAACTCCTCGATATCACTCCCTTCGCCCGGTACGGATACGTCGAGTACGCCGATGCCCGCGCGTATGGCGAACAAGCCGCGCAGGCGGTGTCCTCGATCACCGCGCTGACCTCCACCGGGCGGGCCGAGGACGCGATCCACCTGTCGCGGGAGGCGATGCGGCTGCTGAGCGAGGGGCAGGACGGCATCGACGACTCCGACGGGCAGCTGGGCGAGGTCGGGGCCGCTCTCTCCGAAGCCCATCTCAACGCATGCCGTACGGCTCGTCCGGACCCGGACGAGACCGGGCGGTGGCTGGTCCGGCATGTGCTCAGTGACCTGGACGACCTGACCGGCGTCGACCCGCTCGACTACACGGATGTCCTCGGAGAGCAAGGCATGGTCACCGTACGGCAGCTGGCTGTCGAGGCGTGGCGCGGCAACCGTACCGGGTGGGCGGAGAAGTATCTGATGGAGCGGCTGGCCAGGGCGGGCGATGATGTGGACACCGTGGTCGCCGTTCACGCTGCAGACCTGGCGCCCGACGGCAGCACCCACCTGGTCATCGCCCGCGAACTGGACACCGCGGGCCGTCCCGACGAGTCCCTCCGGTGGGCGGAGCGCGGCGTTGAGGAAGCGTCTGGCCCCGTTACCCCCGACATCGCCTTGGTGGATTACCTCTGCGACCGGTACACCCGCGCGGATCGGCTCTCCGACGTCGTCGCCCTGCGCCGCGACACCCTCGCAGCCCGCCGTTCCCTGACCGCGTACCAGCAGCTGCGTACGGCGGCGCAGGCGGCTGACCGTTGGCAGGCAGAACGTGAGCGAGCTCTCGCGCTGCTGCGGGCCGATGCGCAACAGCGGCAGCGGTCCTGGTACGGCGGGCCTGTCCTGATCGACGCCCTGCTCGACGACGAAGACATCGCCGCCGCCTGGCAGGCCGCGACCGAGACCGGCGCCCACGACCGGCAGTGGCTCGCCCTCGCCGACCAGGCACGCGCCTCTCGTCCCTCCGACGCGCTCCGCGTCTACCTGCGCCTGACCGAACCTCTCACGAAGCAGACCGGCAACACGATCTACGAGCAGCTGACCAGCCTGCTCTTGAGCATCCGCGACTGCCACCGCCGCCTGGGCACCGAGGACGAGTTCATGTCGTACGCCGCTGCCCTGCGAGCCGCCCAGAGGCGCAAGCGGAATCTCATGCGGCTCCTCGACCAGCACGGCCTGTGA
- a CDS encoding superinfection immunity protein → MIDAVFYLLPSLIAFNRSSGDRWLVLVVNVVFGATLLGWVLALCLALRRPRVSAAA, encoded by the coding sequence GTGATCGACGCAGTGTTCTACCTGCTGCCGTCGCTGATCGCCTTCAACCGGAGCAGCGGGGACCGGTGGTTGGTCCTGGTCGTCAATGTTGTCTTCGGCGCGACTCTCCTGGGCTGGGTTCTGGCCCTCTGTCTGGCGCTGCGCAGGCCCAGGGTGTCAGCCGCGGCGTGA
- a CDS encoding S53 family peptidase — translation MRTSRARSRAALSMAATLPLLAGALALGIPTASADSAPSGRDALQGTKPVWATAKADQGATPDSNKVGVRVHLAGRDAKGLAAYAAAVSDPQSASYGKYLSAEQAQARFGATQQQIDQVGQWLKSNGLTVTGANRHYVSATGDVAAAEKAFGTQLRNYRKGGRTYRAPASTASVPAGLSDAVLAVSGLDNAPHKSSHDETLPPPDAVFRNSGPFSSYYGSKTASTLPSAYGSKVPYAVKGYTGKQLRAAYGAGDWTGKGVTVAITDAYASPTIAKDAAEYAKRNGDAPYRRGQLSQVLPADYTKTEECGASGWYGEETLDVEAVHAVAPAADIVYVGGASCYDADLLDSLNKVVDHRLADIVSNSWGDIEANETPDVAAAYDQVFKMGAIEGIGFYFSSGDDGDNVASTGTKQIDVPSNSAWVTSVGGTALAVGKNDTYQWETGWGTLKASLADDGKTWTGFPGAYTSGAGGGTSSSVKQPFYQRGVVPDSLAQANGKKRMRTAPDIAAVADPNTGFLVGQTQTLPDGSLGYDEYRIGGTSLAAPVIAGVQALAQQAQHGLPIGFANPAIYARYGSKAYHDVTDHPLGPNRDLAVARVDFANSFDATDGVLTSVRSLGKDASLKAVKGYDDVTGVGTPAAGYVNSYRRH, via the coding sequence ATGAGAACCAGCCGCGCGAGAAGTCGCGCCGCGCTGAGCATGGCAGCGACACTGCCGCTGCTTGCCGGTGCGCTCGCCCTCGGGATACCGACCGCCAGCGCGGACTCCGCGCCGAGCGGGCGGGACGCGCTGCAGGGCACCAAGCCTGTCTGGGCGACCGCCAAGGCCGACCAGGGGGCCACGCCCGACAGCAACAAGGTCGGCGTCCGGGTCCATCTGGCCGGACGGGACGCCAAGGGGCTGGCCGCCTACGCCGCTGCCGTGTCCGACCCGCAGTCCGCTTCGTACGGGAAGTACCTGAGCGCCGAGCAGGCACAGGCCCGGTTCGGGGCCACTCAGCAGCAGATCGACCAGGTCGGCCAGTGGCTGAAGTCGAACGGGCTGACCGTCACCGGCGCCAACCGGCACTATGTCTCGGCCACCGGTGATGTGGCCGCCGCCGAGAAGGCGTTCGGCACCCAGCTGCGCAACTACCGCAAGGGCGGCCGGACCTACCGGGCCCCGGCCTCCACCGCCTCCGTGCCCGCCGGGCTGAGCGATGCCGTTCTCGCCGTCTCCGGCCTGGACAACGCGCCGCACAAGTCGAGCCACGACGAGACGCTGCCACCGCCGGACGCGGTGTTCCGCAACTCCGGCCCCTTCTCCTCGTACTACGGTTCGAAGACCGCGTCGACGCTGCCGAGCGCCTACGGGTCCAAGGTGCCGTATGCGGTCAAGGGCTACACCGGCAAGCAGCTGCGTGCCGCATACGGTGCGGGCGACTGGACCGGCAAGGGCGTCACCGTCGCGATCACCGACGCGTACGCCTCGCCGACCATCGCGAAGGACGCCGCCGAGTACGCCAAGCGCAACGGCGACGCCCCGTACCGTCGCGGGCAGCTCAGCCAGGTGCTGCCGGCCGACTACACGAAGACCGAGGAGTGCGGGGCCTCCGGCTGGTACGGCGAGGAGACCCTCGACGTCGAGGCCGTGCACGCGGTCGCGCCCGCCGCCGACATCGTGTACGTGGGTGGCGCCTCCTGCTACGACGCCGATCTGCTGGACTCGCTGAACAAGGTCGTCGACCACCGGCTCGCGGACATCGTCTCCAACTCCTGGGGCGACATCGAGGCAAACGAGACCCCGGACGTCGCGGCCGCGTACGACCAGGTCTTCAAGATGGGCGCGATCGAGGGCATCGGCTTCTACTTCTCGTCCGGCGACGACGGCGACAACGTCGCGTCCACGGGTACGAAGCAGATCGACGTCCCGTCCAACTCCGCCTGGGTGACCTCGGTCGGCGGCACCGCGCTGGCCGTCGGCAAGAACGACACGTACCAGTGGGAGACCGGCTGGGGCACGCTGAAGGCGAGCCTCGCCGACGACGGCAAGACCTGGACCGGCTTCCCGGGCGCGTACACCTCCGGTGCGGGCGGCGGCACCAGCTCGTCCGTGAAGCAGCCGTTCTACCAGCGCGGAGTCGTCCCGGACTCGCTCGCGCAGGCGAACGGGAAGAAGCGGATGCGCACGGCCCCGGACATCGCGGCCGTCGCCGACCCGAACACCGGCTTCCTGGTCGGTCAGACCCAGACGCTGCCCGATGGATCGCTCGGCTACGACGAGTACCGCATCGGTGGTACGTCACTGGCGGCGCCGGTCATCGCCGGTGTCCAGGCGCTCGCGCAGCAGGCCCAGCACGGTCTGCCGATCGGTTTCGCCAACCCGGCGATCTATGCCCGGTACGGCTCGAAGGCGTACCACGACGTCACCGACCACCCGCTGGGCCCGAACCGCGATCTCGCGGTGGCCCGGGTCGACTTCGCCAACAGCTTCGACGCGACGGACGGCGTGCTGACGTCGGTACGGAGCCTCGGCAAGGACGCCTCGCTCAAGGCGGTCAAGGGGTACGACGACGTGACGGGTGTCGGGACTCCGGCGGCCGGTTACGTGAACTCGTACCGCCGGCACTGA
- the ku gene encoding non-homologous end joining protein Ku, with the protein MRSIWNGAISFGLVSIPIKLVNATESHSVSFRQIHLADGGRIRYRKVCEIDEQEVTATDIGKAYEDADGSVIPITDEDLGSLPLPTAKTIEIVAFVPAASIDPLQMDAAYYLSANGVPAAKPYTLLREALKRSQKVAVAKFALRGRERLGMLRVVDDVIAMHGLLWPDEIRSTEGVAPATEVTVRDAELDLADALMATLGEVDMDSLHDDYREAVEELIAAKADGRTLEPAAADAPGGGKVIDLIAALENSVRAAKEARGEEPEAAGESADAPVAKVTSLTGRKKSGGTGAKKKATASTKKTATQKSTPSRAPAKKTAARSTAKSSAKTTAKKTTAKSDTKSTTKKAAPRKRASA; encoded by the coding sequence GTGCGGTCCATTTGGAACGGCGCCATCTCCTTCGGGTTGGTCAGCATCCCGATCAAGCTGGTCAACGCCACCGAGAGCCATTCGGTCTCCTTCCGCCAGATCCACCTCGCCGACGGCGGCCGGATCCGATACCGGAAGGTCTGCGAGATCGACGAGCAGGAGGTCACCGCCACCGACATCGGCAAGGCGTACGAGGACGCCGACGGCTCGGTGATCCCGATCACCGACGAGGACCTCGGCTCCCTCCCGCTCCCCACCGCAAAGACGATCGAGATCGTCGCCTTCGTGCCGGCCGCCTCGATCGACCCGCTCCAGATGGACGCGGCGTACTACCTCTCCGCGAACGGGGTCCCGGCGGCCAAGCCGTACACCCTGCTGCGTGAGGCGCTGAAGCGGAGCCAGAAGGTCGCCGTGGCGAAATTCGCGCTGCGCGGCCGCGAACGGCTCGGCATGCTGCGGGTGGTCGACGATGTGATCGCCATGCACGGCCTGCTCTGGCCGGACGAGATCCGCAGCACCGAGGGCGTCGCCCCGGCGACCGAGGTCACGGTCCGCGACGCCGAACTCGATCTGGCCGACGCGCTGATGGCCACCCTCGGCGAGGTCGACATGGACTCGCTCCACGACGACTACCGCGAGGCGGTCGAGGAACTCATCGCGGCGAAGGCGGACGGCCGGACCCTGGAGCCGGCCGCGGCGGACGCCCCGGGCGGCGGCAAGGTCATCGACCTGATCGCAGCGCTGGAGAACAGCGTCCGGGCCGCGAAGGAGGCCCGTGGCGAGGAGCCGGAGGCCGCCGGGGAATCGGCCGACGCGCCCGTCGCCAAGGTCACCTCGCTCACCGGCCGCAAGAAGTCGGGCGGAACCGGAGCGAAGAAGAAGGCCACGGCGTCGACCAAGAAGACGGCCACGCAGAAGTCGACGCCGAGCAGGGCACCCGCCAAGAAGACCGCCGCACGGTCGACGGCGAAGTCGTCCGCCAAGACGACGGCGAAGAAGACCACCGCGAAGTCGGACACGAAGTCGACGACGAAGAAGGCGGCCCCTCGCAAGCGCGCCTCGGCCTGA
- the ligD gene encoding non-homologous end-joining DNA ligase: MTPITEVEGRRLALSNLDKVLYPATGTTKGEVLHYYAATAAGALLGHLHNRPVSFLRYPDGPDGQRFFTKNPPPGTPSWVRTTAVPHGEDRQARQVVVQDLASLMWAANLVVEFHTPQWRADAPGIADRMVFDLDPGAPATVVECCAVALWLRERLAADGLLAYGKTSGSKGLHLLVPLEPTPADRVSAYAKGLAVEAEQELAELVVHRMTRALRPGKVFVDFSQNAAAKTTATPYTLRARPEPTVSAPVTWAEIEECRAPGKLVFLAGDMGARLERYGDLLGPLIDPNRAGRLPPAR; this comes from the coding sequence ATGACGCCGATCACAGAGGTGGAGGGGCGGCGGCTGGCGCTCAGCAATCTCGACAAGGTGCTGTATCCGGCCACCGGAACCACCAAGGGCGAGGTGCTCCACTACTACGCGGCCACCGCGGCAGGGGCCCTGCTCGGGCATCTGCACAACCGGCCCGTGTCCTTCCTGCGCTATCCGGACGGGCCGGACGGGCAGCGCTTCTTCACCAAGAATCCGCCGCCGGGTACGCCGTCCTGGGTACGGACCACCGCCGTGCCGCACGGCGAGGACAGACAGGCCAGACAGGTGGTCGTGCAGGATCTGGCCTCGCTGATGTGGGCGGCCAATCTGGTGGTGGAATTCCACACTCCGCAGTGGCGGGCCGACGCGCCCGGGATCGCCGACCGGATGGTGTTCGATCTGGACCCCGGTGCGCCCGCGACCGTGGTGGAGTGCTGCGCGGTGGCCCTGTGGCTGCGCGAGCGGCTGGCGGCGGACGGGTTGCTCGCGTACGGGAAGACCTCGGGGTCGAAGGGGCTGCATCTGCTCGTACCGCTGGAGCCCACGCCTGCCGATCGGGTGTCGGCGTACGCGAAAGGGCTGGCCGTCGAGGCGGAGCAGGAGCTTGCGGAGCTGGTCGTGCACAGGATGACGCGGGCGTTGCGGCCGGGAAAGGTGTTCGTCGACTTCAGCCAGAACGCGGCGGCGAAGACGACCGCCACGCCCTATACGCTGCGCGCCCGGCCCGAACCGACCGTCTCGGCGCCCGTCACCTGGGCGGAGATCGAGGAGTGCCGGGCGCCGGGGAAGCTGGTCTTTCTGGCCGGTGACATGGGGGCGCGGCTGGAGCGGTACGGGGATCTGCTGGGGCCGCTCATCGATCCGAACCGGGCAGGGCGGTTGCCGCCCGCACGGTAG
- a CDS encoding HEAT repeat domain-containing protein gives MFAGIDEVDWASMEHAYGPADDVPAMLRGLASADPAEREAALDGMYGAVHHQGDVYACTLACIPFLFELVVDPGIQDRGSIIELLTSIGGIDLDGDDEDEIDEDEIEGAANYAMAATAVTAGAGVFFELMADEDPGARLSAPLALATLHSQPVRVLALLRERLPVEPAEEVRLALVEAAGRVALRHGALAGQVAGWLTRLAGEGFPPGLRLAALAQLARCAPDALPGDVVRVVTGLLRQLRSVPVRRAGAAPAVDAQAGPAEAVAAVDAHSEAAGTVEPPVEERATPVTLVGQLRALSDEETSGRTAPWTADLLRTLHVGLDDRVAERTALLTYQLRSPDHQQRIDALRMSSGLIRAWRGSYEELVRLVGEQLATPEPRLAEAAAHVLEELFGLAAPAADALAARVAADPGAWVQDWPSGPPGLGSAVKALARLGDARAVPALAAALERPEVPHDVGFTIGCLGAAAAPLTALLRRRLGEVRLHEGAYDQASPLLTGLTALRADEAMPEVLRVLRGAPEYRGEWLRTAALRALGSFGPAAHSAVPELRVLLRRPGNTSATEVAEALWAVDGDADAVLPVLIEGLQAERAHERRSAVNALGRLGTRAAVTAPRLRALLGHEELWLRVDAAIALRDVSGRAEESVPVLLAAWEKNRHVRVRVAECLARTGVAGAGSDVAHVLRAELASVRRHNAMDGGYGSHDTYEDEKLLALCRQALLGNTGKGPTT, from the coding sequence GTGTTCGCAGGAATCGACGAGGTCGACTGGGCCTCGATGGAGCATGCCTACGGGCCTGCCGATGATGTGCCGGCGATGCTGCGGGGTCTCGCGTCCGCCGATCCGGCGGAGCGCGAGGCGGCGCTGGACGGCATGTACGGGGCCGTTCACCACCAGGGTGATGTGTACGCCTGCACGCTGGCCTGCATTCCGTTTCTCTTCGAGCTGGTCGTGGATCCGGGCATTCAGGACCGGGGCAGCATCATCGAGCTGCTCACCAGCATCGGCGGCATCGATCTGGACGGGGACGACGAGGACGAGATCGACGAGGACGAGATCGAGGGCGCGGCGAACTACGCGATGGCGGCGACCGCCGTCACCGCGGGTGCCGGGGTGTTCTTCGAGCTGATGGCCGACGAGGACCCGGGCGCGCGGCTCTCCGCACCCCTGGCACTCGCCACGCTCCACAGCCAACCCGTGCGGGTCCTCGCGCTGCTGCGGGAGCGGTTGCCGGTGGAGCCGGCCGAGGAGGTACGACTCGCCCTGGTGGAAGCCGCGGGGCGGGTCGCTCTGCGGCATGGTGCGCTGGCCGGGCAGGTGGCCGGCTGGCTGACCCGGCTGGCCGGTGAGGGTTTCCCGCCGGGGTTGCGGCTGGCCGCGCTGGCCCAGCTGGCGCGGTGCGCGCCGGATGCACTGCCGGGCGATGTCGTACGAGTGGTGACGGGGCTGCTGCGGCAGCTGCGCTCGGTGCCCGTGCGCCGGGCCGGGGCGGCTCCCGCAGTCGATGCGCAGGCCGGTCCGGCCGAGGCGGTCGCGGCCGTCGACGCCCACTCGGAGGCGGCCGGGACCGTGGAGCCGCCCGTCGAGGAGCGGGCCACGCCCGTGACCCTGGTGGGGCAGTTGCGGGCGCTGTCCGACGAGGAGACTTCGGGGCGCACCGCCCCCTGGACGGCGGACCTGCTGCGGACGCTGCATGTAGGGCTCGACGACCGGGTCGCCGAGCGGACGGCGCTGCTGACGTATCAGTTGCGCAGCCCCGACCACCAGCAGCGGATCGATGCGCTCCGGATGAGCAGTGGGCTGATCCGGGCCTGGCGCGGCTCGTACGAGGAGCTGGTCCGGCTCGTGGGTGAGCAGCTCGCCACCCCCGAGCCACGGCTGGCCGAGGCCGCCGCGCATGTGCTGGAGGAGCTCTTCGGGCTCGCCGCGCCCGCCGCCGATGCGCTGGCGGCCCGGGTGGCGGCGGACCCCGGTGCCTGGGTTCAGGACTGGCCGAGCGGGCCTCCGGGGCTCGGCAGCGCGGTGAAGGCGCTGGCCAGGCTCGGCGATGCCCGTGCCGTGCCCGCGCTGGCCGCCGCGCTGGAGCGGCCCGAGGTGCCGCACGACGTGGGATTCACCATCGGCTGTCTGGGAGCGGCAGCGGCCCCGCTGACCGCTCTGCTGCGCCGCAGGCTCGGCGAGGTCCGTCTCCACGAGGGGGCGTACGACCAGGCGAGCCCGCTGCTCACGGGGCTGACCGCGCTACGGGCGGACGAGGCGATGCCGGAGGTGCTGCGGGTGCTGCGCGGCGCGCCGGAGTACCGGGGCGAGTGGCTGCGTACGGCGGCGCTGCGGGCGCTCGGTTCGTTCGGGCCCGCGGCGCACAGTGCCGTACCGGAGCTGCGTGTTCTGCTGCGCCGCCCCGGGAATACCTCGGCGACGGAGGTCGCGGAGGCCCTGTGGGCGGTCGACGGGGACGCCGACGCCGTGCTGCCGGTGCTGATCGAGGGCCTGCAGGCGGAGCGGGCCCACGAACGGCGCTCCGCCGTGAACGCGCTGGGCAGGCTCGGGACGCGGGCGGCGGTGACGGCGCCCCGGCTGCGCGCACTGCTCGGGCACGAGGAGCTGTGGCTGCGGGTGGATGCGGCGATCGCGCTGCGGGACGTGTCCGGGCGGGCCGAGGAGTCCGTGCCGGTGCTCCTGGCGGCCTGGGAGAAGAACCGTCATGTCCGGGTCCGGGTGGCGGAATGTCTGGCGCGGACGGGTGTCGCTGGTGCAGGGTCGGACGTGGCACATGTGCTGCGCGCCGAGCTCGCCTCCGTACGCCGTCACAACGCGATGGACGGTGGATACGGCAGCCACGACACATACGAGGACGAAAAGCTGCTGGCGCTCTGCCGGCAGGCGCTTCTGGGTAATACGGGGAAGGGACCCACAACATGA
- a CDS encoding zinc-ribbon domain-containing protein has product MIIFGTRGYLYQLAILTMVCGWCGNPAAHTLRKRVTKFTLFFVPLFPFSTKFATQCTFCGGEQQIPKEQAEQLLAQHAASQDGNPFGQAQGQGQGQPGYAPGGQGQNPYQR; this is encoded by the coding sequence ATGATCATTTTCGGTACGCGGGGTTATCTGTACCAACTGGCCATCCTGACGATGGTCTGCGGCTGGTGCGGCAATCCGGCCGCGCACACGCTGCGCAAGCGGGTCACGAAGTTCACGCTGTTCTTCGTGCCGCTGTTCCCGTTCTCGACGAAGTTCGCGACGCAGTGCACGTTCTGCGGCGGGGAGCAGCAGATCCCGAAGGAGCAGGCCGAACAGCTGTTGGCGCAGCATGCCGCCTCGCAGGACGGCAATCCGTTCGGGCAGGCACAGGGACAGGGGCAGGGGCAGCCGGGATACGCGCCCGGCGGACAGGGACAGAACCCGTACCAGCGCTGA
- a CDS encoding HAMP domain-containing sensor histidine kinase, producing MRRRGAGRHGTKRRGLRAPAWTATLTWKSAVFITVMCCTLAALLSVLVHTEVTRATVDQAREEALSRLADVSAAYETGEELPPGSGIDPPGLPASLRALAAHGRRGTLVAAHNGRPAMWAAAPADGRALATQVDYSQSARTINDLDGAIVGSSLLATGATLLVGAFAVTRVTRRLHQTARVARRINAGDLDARVGDPRTADASRPQDEVAIVAGALDTMASTLQRKLLTEQRFTADVAHELRTPLTGLWAAAELLPPGRPSELVRDRVRTMRGLTEDLLEISRLDARTEQVDLDVHELVPLVERVVRTSGTETEIHAERTTAGRPQEHVQVETDKRRLERVLGNLITNAHRHGRPPVVLTVDGPVVTVRDHGPGFPDYLLNDGPQRFRTEGGGKGHGLGLTIAAGQAEVIGADLTFSNAQDGGAVARLTLPEYVRLDDEVSESRDDPESGPHHKE from the coding sequence ATGAGGCGACGTGGGGCCGGGCGGCACGGAACGAAGCGGCGCGGGCTGCGCGCGCCTGCCTGGACCGCGACGCTCACCTGGAAGTCGGCCGTCTTCATCACCGTGATGTGCTGCACCCTTGCCGCGCTGCTGAGCGTGCTGGTCCACACCGAGGTGACACGTGCGACCGTCGACCAGGCGCGCGAGGAGGCGCTGTCGCGACTGGCGGACGTCAGCGCCGCGTACGAGACGGGCGAGGAGCTCCCGCCGGGTTCCGGCATCGATCCGCCGGGGCTGCCCGCCTCCCTGCGCGCGCTGGCCGCGCACGGCCGGCGCGGCACGCTCGTCGCCGCTCACAACGGGCGTCCCGCCATGTGGGCGGCGGCTCCGGCCGACGGCCGCGCACTGGCCACGCAGGTGGACTACAGCCAGAGCGCCCGCACGATCAATGATCTCGACGGGGCGATCGTCGGCTCCTCCCTGCTGGCCACCGGCGCCACCCTGCTCGTCGGCGCGTTCGCCGTCACCCGGGTCACCCGGCGACTGCACCAGACGGCCCGGGTGGCTCGCCGGATCAATGCGGGCGACCTCGACGCCCGCGTCGGCGACCCCCGCACGGCGGACGCTTCGCGCCCGCAGGACGAGGTGGCGATCGTCGCCGGTGCGCTGGACACGATGGCGTCCACGCTCCAGCGCAAGCTGCTGACCGAGCAGCGGTTCACCGCCGATGTGGCGCATGAGCTCCGCACCCCGCTGACCGGCCTCTGGGCCGCCGCCGAACTGCTGCCGCCGGGGCGGCCGTCCGAACTGGTACGCGACCGGGTCCGGACGATGAGGGGGCTGACGGAGGATCTGCTGGAGATCTCCCGGCTGGACGCCCGTACGGAGCAGGTCGATCTCGACGTCCACGAACTGGTGCCGCTCGTCGAACGCGTGGTGCGCACATCCGGAACGGAGACCGAGATCCATGCCGAAAGAACCACCGCAGGGCGACCGCAGGAGCACGTACAGGTCGAGACCGACAAGCGGCGCCTGGAGCGGGTGCTGGGCAATCTGATCACCAATGCGCACAGGCACGGCCGCCCCCCGGTGGTACTGACGGTCGACGGGCCGGTCGTGACCGTACGCGATCACGGGCCGGGTTTTCCGGACTATCTGCTGAACGACGGCCCGCAGCGGTTCCGTACCGAGGGCGGCGGCAAGGGACACGGTCTCGGGCTGACCATCGCCGCCGGACAGGCGGAGGTGATCGGCGCCGACCTCACCTTCTCCAATGCCCAGGACGGCGGGGCGGTGGCCCGGCTGACGCTCCCCGAGTACGTGCGGCTGGACGACGAGGTGTCGGAGAGCCGGGACGATCCGGAATCCGGACCGCATCACAAGGAGTGA